One genomic region from Sulfurimonas sp. encodes:
- the rpsU gene encoding 30S ribosomal protein S21, with protein sequence MPGIVLRSDDNFDASYRRFKKQTDRNLIVTEARARRFHETETEKRKKFKIASRKKMLKRLYMMRRYESRL encoded by the coding sequence ATGCCAGGAATAGTACTTCGTTCAGATGATAATTTTGATGCATCTTACCGCCGTTTCAAGAAGCAGACTGACCGTAACTTAATCGTTACAGAAGCTCGTGCTCGCCGTTTCCACGAAACTGAAACTGAAAAGCGTAAGAAATTCAAAATAGCTTCTCGTAAGAAAATGCTTAAGCGTCTTTATATGATGAGACGCTACGAATCACGCCTATAA
- a CDS encoding DUF481 domain-containing protein produces MKNIIFILLILLFPLFAQELQNTEKVEQEKPIELERKDDSTLIEIKDTSGLSQEEVREAVKKEEQKNVSIFQAPWEDLSPQAKAYDWIQTKKGEWFKGEIKAMYNNKLEFDSKEMGLYTFDFKDISQIKSFYVIGVNIEDVAEFSGIIRFKNDEITIIQGDKKFTFTRTEIIAFAPEGSKEFNYWSGKISFNLDIRTGNKEQYDYIASINLKRRTSSSNLYFDYLGRISSKDNETTANDHRINQKYDRYITRNFFWTPLFSEFYRDEFQNIKNQFTAGAGIGYTLVNNDRAEWDVSGGPAYTRIEYISVQKGEKITTSPALEISTKANIELNTKVDFKFNYKLTYSDEKSGTYKHHMISTLENELTSWLDLDFSLIWDYLLRPEKTEAGIIPAKSDFQFLVGLGVEF; encoded by the coding sequence ATGAAAAATATAATATTTATACTTCTTATACTTCTTTTTCCTCTCTTTGCGCAGGAACTTCAAAATACGGAGAAAGTAGAGCAAGAGAAGCCAATAGAACTTGAAAGAAAAGATGATTCAACACTAATAGAGATAAAAGATACTTCAGGTTTATCCCAAGAAGAAGTTCGCGAGGCAGTTAAAAAAGAGGAACAAAAAAATGTTTCTATCTTTCAAGCTCCATGGGAAGATCTCTCCCCTCAAGCAAAAGCATATGATTGGATTCAAACAAAAAAAGGAGAGTGGTTTAAGGGTGAAATAAAAGCCATGTATAACAATAAGTTAGAATTTGACAGTAAGGAGATGGGACTTTATACTTTTGACTTTAAAGATATTTCTCAAATAAAAAGTTTTTATGTAATAGGTGTGAATATTGAAGATGTTGCAGAATTTTCAGGAATCATACGCTTTAAAAACGATGAAATCACAATAATTCAAGGCGATAAAAAATTTACATTTACAAGAACAGAGATAATAGCTTTTGCCCCAGAAGGTAGTAAAGAGTTTAATTATTGGTCAGGAAAAATATCATTTAATTTGGATATACGCACAGGAAATAAAGAACAGTATGATTATATAGCAAGTATCAATTTAAAAAGACGAACGAGCAGTAGTAATCTTTATTTTGATTATCTAGGTCGTATATCTTCTAAAGATAATGAAACAACAGCAAATGACCATCGTATCAATCAAAAATATGATAGGTATATAACACGAAACTTTTTTTGGACACCTCTTTTTTCAGAGTTTTATAGAGATGAGTTTCAAAATATAAAAAATCAATTTACTGCGGGGGCTGGTATAGGCTATACTCTTGTAAATAATGATAGAGCAGAGTGGGATGTGTCAGGTGGTCCAGCATATACACGCATAGAGTATATATCAGTTCAAAAGGGTGAAAAAATAACTACTTCTCCTGCGCTAGAAATAAGCACAAAGGCAAATATTGAGCTAAATACAAAAGTAGATTTTAAGTTTAATTATAAGCTGACATATTCAGATGAAAAGTCTGGAACATATAAGCATCACATGATTTCTACGCTTGAAAATGAACTTACAAGTTGGCTAGACTTAGATTTTAGTCTTATATGGGATTATTTATTGCGTCCTGAAAAAACAGAAGCTGGAATTATTCCTGCAAAGAGTGATTTTCAATTTTTAGTAGGTTTGGGAGTTGAGTTTTAA
- a CDS encoding dGTP triphosphohydrolase gives MLANERFHKIDKDFRNPFARDRDRIIHSGSFRKLEYKTQVFLNQEGDFFRTRLTHSLEVSQIARSITSHLGLRESLAEAIALAHDLGHTPFGHIGGDTLNECLKEDGFKNGFEHNFQSFRVVSSLEKRYKNFDGLNLTFATLEGILKHSYPYKKSFLPSWIDGAFNLDTHPSVEAMIVDRADEIAYMSHDIDDGINSGLISFEDLKESELIQEILQKVYDEDISLEEDEMFRYRFSSHFINHLVYSLLDYSREKVDVKDEIPIGFDAVLETKIKKLKKLLLNKLYQHKEIVIRMFAGKQAIKGLYSALMQEQKMLPKFYFEQLKKRHKHRVVADYIASMSDRYALSFYNEMYGKL, from the coding sequence ATGTTAGCAAATGAGCGATTTCACAAAATAGACAAAGATTTTAGAAACCCTTTTGCGAGGGATAGAGATAGAATAATTCATTCAGGTTCATTTAGAAAATTAGAGTATAAAACGCAAGTTTTTTTAAATCAAGAGGGTGATTTTTTTAGAACTCGTTTAACGCATTCTTTAGAAGTTTCACAAATCGCGCGTTCTATTACTTCACACCTTGGACTAAGAGAATCTTTGGCTGAAGCGATAGCTTTAGCACATGATTTAGGGCATACTCCTTTTGGACATATTGGTGGAGATACTTTAAATGAGTGTTTGAAAGAAGATGGGTTTAAAAATGGTTTTGAGCATAATTTTCAAAGCTTTAGAGTTGTTTCATCTTTAGAAAAAAGATATAAAAATTTTGATGGATTAAACCTAACTTTTGCTACATTAGAAGGAATTTTAAAACACTCTTATCCGTATAAAAAAAGTTTTTTACCTTCTTGGATTGATGGAGCGTTTAATCTTGATACGCATCCATCGGTAGAAGCTATGATAGTTGATAGGGCTGATGAGATTGCTTATATGAGTCATGATATAGATGATGGTATCAACTCGGGACTTATTAGCTTTGAAGACTTAAAAGAAAGTGAACTAATCCAAGAGATACTTCAAAAAGTTTATGATGAAGATATATCTTTAGAAGAAGATGAGATGTTTCGTTATAGATTTAGCTCCCACTTTATAAATCATTTGGTTTATTCTCTTTTAGATTATTCAAGAGAAAAGGTAGATGTTAAAGATGAGATTCCCATAGGTTTTGATGCCGTATTAGAAACAAAAATTAAAAAGCTTAAAAAGCTACTTTTAAACAAATTATATCAACATAAAGAGATAGTTATACGCATGTTTGCAGGAAAACAGGCTATAAAAGGTCTTTATAGTGCTTTAATGCAAGAGCAAAAGATGTTACCAAAGTTTTATTTTGAGCAGTTAAAAAAAAGACATAAACACCGTGTAGTGGCGGATTACATAGCATCTATGAGTGACAGATATGCACTTAGTTTTTACAATGAAATGTACGGGAAGCTATAA
- a CDS encoding PhnA domain-containing protein has translation MSIEKELISRSSNKCELCSSSEGLNVFEVAPSDGSADKAIYICEKCSSELAKETDFDENHFNCLNDSMWSEVPAVVVMSYRLLNALGRQDLVDMMYMEEDVKTYADAQSIGVDADALVYKDANGVTLKAGDTVVITKDLDVKGTGFTAKRGTAVRNITLVLNDVEHIEGRVNGVKIHILTKFLKKS, from the coding sequence ATGAGTATAGAAAAAGAGTTAATATCAAGAAGTTCTAATAAGTGTGAACTTTGTTCAAGTAGTGAAGGTTTAAATGTTTTTGAGGTTGCTCCATCTGATGGAAGTGCGGATAAAGCCATCTATATTTGTGAAAAATGTTCTAGTGAGCTAGCGAAAGAAACAGACTTTGATGAAAATCATTTTAACTGTTTAAACGATAGTATGTGGAGTGAAGTTCCCGCGGTTGTAGTTATGTCTTATCGTCTTTTAAATGCTCTTGGACGCCAAGATTTAGTTGATATGATGTATATGGAAGAAGATGTTAAAACATACGCAGATGCACAAAGCATCGGAGTAGATGCAGATGCTCTTGTGTATAAAGATGCTAATGGAGTAACACTTAAAGCGGGCGATACTGTTGTAATCACAAAAGATTTAGATGTAAAAGGAACAGGTTTTACAGCAAAACGAGGCACAGCAGTTAGAAATATCACCCTTGTTTTAAATGATGTTGAGCATATTGAAGGTCGTGTAAATGGCGTTAAAATTCACATACTTACAAAATTTCTTAAAAAGTCTTAA
- a CDS encoding multiheme c-type cytochrome — protein MKKVIYITLLLLISSFSYANESKVCQKCHPIIYDEYYKSSHRKASTVNNPIHKALWDKHPKDADGYSCAKCHSPSDKELMATGILKENKIQKEEPISCVYCHTITDVKEGTNSNTNLITNKKREFYTAQADKKGSKKAEYQTKSSFFGLVKVSQNSPFHKIDYNNENYYNGNVCMGCHSHVNNEHSFDITMLDAMIDKKDKNNCVTCHMPQVSGTKVTLNESKTHAFHGIAGIYHMNKEMGKYIDFSIDKKDNNFIVKIINKSNHALFGQAFREGVLQVTILRNGKTISLKPFIFTRILAKDGKEVMPWLANETLKDTLIYAKKDVIFESKILDGDKITLTLGVRRISKEASKKLNLQNNKEVTKLKILKNQSFNF, from the coding sequence ATGAAAAAAGTAATATACATAACCCTACTCCTTCTAATATCTTCATTTTCTTATGCAAATGAAAGTAAAGTTTGTCAAAAATGTCACCCTATCATTTATGATGAATACTATAAGTCTTCTCACCGTAAAGCTTCAACTGTGAATAACCCTATCCACAAAGCTCTTTGGGACAAACATCCAAAAGATGCCGATGGATACAGTTGTGCTAAGTGTCACTCTCCTAGTGATAAAGAGTTAATGGCAACTGGTATCTTAAAAGAAAACAAAATTCAAAAAGAAGAACCTATCTCTTGTGTTTATTGTCATACGATAACAGATGTAAAAGAAGGAACTAACTCAAACACTAACCTAATAACAAACAAAAAAAGAGAGTTCTATACAGCACAAGCTGATAAAAAGGGTTCTAAAAAAGCTGAGTATCAAACAAAAAGCTCATTCTTTGGTTTGGTTAAAGTATCGCAAAATTCCCCTTTTCATAAGATAGACTATAACAACGAAAATTATTACAACGGTAATGTTTGTATGGGATGCCACTCTCATGTAAATAATGAGCATAGTTTTGATATAACAATGCTAGATGCCATGATTGATAAAAAAGATAAAAACAACTGTGTAACTTGTCATATGCCTCAAGTTAGTGGAACAAAAGTTACTCTAAATGAGAGTAAAACTCATGCTTTTCACGGGATTGCTGGCATCTATCATATGAATAAAGAGATGGGCAAATATATTGATTTTAGCATAGATAAAAAAGACAATAATTTTATCGTTAAGATCATAAATAAGTCAAACCATGCTCTTTTTGGTCAAGCTTTTAGAGAAGGTGTTTTACAAGTGACTATCTTAAGAAATGGTAAAACTATTAGTTTAAAACCTTTTATATTTACAAGAATTTTAGCAAAAGATGGCAAAGAAGTTATGCCTTGGTTAGCAAATGAAACATTAAAAGATACTCTAATCTATGCAAAAAAAGATGTGATTTTTGAGAGTAAAATTTTAGACGGGGATAAAATAACACTAACACTAGGAGTTAGAAGAATCTCTAAAGAAGCATCTAAAAAACTAAACCTTCAAAACAACAAAGAAGTAACAAAATTAAAAATTCTAAAAAACCAATCTTTTAATTTTTAG
- a CDS encoding FAD-dependent thymidylate synthase, translating to MEQMYGIEYSKPEVILLQDTGIGVAETAARTCYDSFSNSENEVINYIENNLPDSKMCTDINAIEESSLLGDLSWTYFHHSILEHANLSFLIRGTSRGVLQEHARHRIQAISVRSTRYTMSSIINAFVAAQGDKEFFISKILSFDMFVTCDEGYNRVEIASMFDKLVYQQTKVENFNSIAIAKSSLGFLSDFNNDSEGLFVALQSGKKKRNVGDAFKHIITDNVKVDMVVTFNLRSLKNYFTLRDSGAAYFQIRWLAQEMMRVTPTKYLDLIVKKK from the coding sequence ATGGAACAAATGTATGGCATCGAGTATTCTAAACCAGAGGTGATTTTACTTCAAGATACAGGTATAGGTGTTGCAGAAACAGCAGCTAGAACTTGTTATGACTCTTTTTCAAACAGCGAAAATGAAGTTATAAATTATATAGAAAATAATCTCCCAGATTCAAAGATGTGTACTGATATAAACGCTATTGAAGAATCAAGTCTTTTAGGAGATTTATCTTGGACATATTTTCATCACTCTATTTTAGAACATGCTAATTTGTCTTTTTTAATAAGAGGAACTTCAAGAGGAGTACTTCAAGAACATGCTCGTCATCGCATCCAAGCTATAAGTGTACGAAGTACCCGTTATACAATGAGTTCTATTATAAATGCTTTTGTTGCAGCACAGGGTGATAAAGAATTTTTTATAAGTAAGATTTTGAGTTTTGATATGTTTGTTACTTGTGATGAAGGTTATAACAGAGTTGAGATAGCTTCTATGTTTGATAAACTAGTGTATCAGCAAACAAAGGTAGAAAATTTTAACTCCATCGCTATTGCTAAAAGTTCACTTGGCTTTTTGTCGGATTTTAACAATGACTCAGAGGGACTTTTTGTGGCACTTCAAAGTGGAAAGAAAAAAAGAAATGTTGGAGATGCTTTTAAGCATATTATCACTGATAATGTAAAAGTAGATATGGTTGTTACTTTTAATCTTAGAAGTCTAAAGAATTATTTTACACTTAGAGATAGTGGTGCTGCATATTTTCAGATTCGTTGGTTAGCTCAAGAGATGATGAGAGTTACCCCAACTAAATATTTAGACTTGATTGTAAAAAAGAAATAA
- a CDS encoding phospholipase A, with amino-acid sequence MKILVTLTLLITLLFSSSVKFEDAYTLYKNGDFEKSFVMFDTLANKGDSDAAYFLGKMYENGEGCDKDKELSAKWYKISSKSYYEQIKYDSRRDIDKEQRELYKSIEKSNDSQTQDTIRQYTQSLYNIKAYKANYFLPISYLANGVYADTNNHEAKDMETEFQVSIKFDFASDLLGFGEIYSVAYTQLAFWQLYTDSAYFRETNYNPELYIMIPTSEFNDGKFLKAVKFSFEHESNGRGGEEERSWNSLSSSLYFQYKYMFTELKLWYRLSDNFDYNPELLDYLGHGHLKFMFPYKKHLAEVKLRHNFSNHGAIELNYSYPVLGRKDLFLYVKGFSGYGESLIDYDNKVDKIGIGFSISR; translated from the coding sequence ATGAAAATATTAGTAACACTAACTCTTTTAATAACCCTTCTTTTTTCTTCTTCTGTGAAGTTTGAAGATGCTTATACGCTATATAAAAATGGTGACTTCGAGAAGTCCTTTGTTATGTTTGATACTTTAGCAAATAAAGGAGATTCAGATGCTGCTTATTTTCTAGGTAAAATGTATGAAAATGGAGAGGGTTGCGACAAAGACAAAGAACTTTCTGCTAAATGGTATAAAATTTCTTCAAAAAGTTACTATGAGCAAATAAAATATGATTCAAGAAGAGATATAGACAAAGAACAACGCGAACTATATAAAAGCATAGAAAAATCTAATGACTCTCAAACTCAAGATACAATAAGACAATATACACAATCTCTTTATAATATAAAAGCCTATAAAGCAAACTATTTTTTACCGATTAGTTATTTGGCTAATGGAGTATATGCTGATACGAATAACCATGAAGCAAAAGATATGGAAACAGAGTTTCAAGTCAGTATAAAGTTTGATTTTGCTTCAGATTTATTGGGATTTGGAGAGATATACTCTGTTGCATATACTCAACTTGCTTTTTGGCAACTCTACACAGACTCGGCATATTTTAGAGAAACCAACTATAATCCAGAGCTTTACATTATGATTCCTACCTCCGAATTTAATGATGGTAAATTTTTAAAAGCTGTGAAATTTTCATTTGAACATGAGTCAAATGGCAGAGGTGGTGAGGAAGAGCGGTCATGGAATTCTTTAAGCAGTAGTTTATATTTTCAATATAAATATATGTTTACAGAGTTAAAGCTATGGTATAGACTTTCTGATAATTTTGACTATAATCCAGAACTTTTGGATTATCTTGGACATGGGCATCTAAAGTTTATGTTTCCATATAAAAAGCATTTAGCAGAGGTAAAACTTAGGCATAATTTTTCTAATCATGGCGCGATAGAATTAAATTATAGTTATCCTGTTCTTGGTAGAAAAGATTTGTTTTTATATGTAAAAGGCTTTAGTGGTTATGGCGAGAGTTTGATAGATTATGACAACAAAGTAGATAAAATCGGAATTGGTTTTAGTATATCAAGATAA
- a CDS encoding protein-L-isoaspartate(D-aspartate) O-methyltransferase, translated as MLVLDRITASKTQRLADECHQNFSLSNEVKNAIAKTNREEFVPAGFKHNAYKLDALPIGAAQYISSPLTVAKMTQYLEPKGADRVLEIGCGSGYQAAVLSHLFRGVFSIERIESLMLEAKKRFRDLNINNIHTRTDDGQNGWIQYAPYDRILLSASTKEIPQKLFEQLSDGGILIAPIQQANKQVITSFKKIGSSIQVSELESCLFVPILDGIQK; from the coding sequence ATGTTAGTATTGGATAGAATAACCGCGAGTAAAACACAAAGATTGGCAGATGAGTGTCATCAAAATTTTTCTTTAAGTAATGAGGTAAAAAATGCCATCGCTAAAACAAATAGAGAAGAGTTTGTTCCAGCTGGATTTAAGCATAATGCTTATAAATTAGATGCTTTGCCAATAGGTGCTGCCCAATATATAAGTTCTCCATTAACAGTTGCCAAAATGACTCAATATTTAGAGCCAAAAGGGGCAGATAGAGTCTTAGAAATTGGTTGTGGAAGTGGTTACCAAGCGGCAGTTCTCTCACATCTTTTTCGTGGAGTTTTTAGTATAGAGAGGATAGAATCCTTGATGTTAGAAGCAAAAAAAAGATTTAGAGATTTAAATATTAACAATATTCACACAAGAACAGATGATGGACAAAATGGATGGATTCAGTACGCTCCTTATGATAGGATTCTTCTTTCTGCTTCTACCAAAGAAATCCCACAAAAGTTGTTTGAACAGCTATCGGATGGTGGAATTTTAATTGCTCCTATCCAACAGGCAAACAAACAAGTCATAACCAGTTTTAAAAAAATCGGAAGCTCAATCCAAGTTAGTGAACTTGAATCGTGTTTGTTTGTTCCTATCTTAGATGGAATCCAAAAGTAG
- a CDS encoding type II toxin-antitoxin system Phd/YefM family antitoxin, with product MTKVMTVSQARINIYKIMDETAQTHQPIMITGKRNNVVMLCEEDWNAIEETLFLNAIPGMATSIKEAMDAPNSEFSEDIEW from the coding sequence ATGACAAAGGTAATGACAGTGAGTCAAGCTAGAATAAACATTTATAAAATAATGGATGAAACGGCCCAAACACATCAACCTATTATGATTACTGGAAAAAGAAATAATGTTGTAATGCTTTGTGAAGAAGACTGGAATGCAATTGAAGAGACCTTATTCTTAAACGCTATACCAGGTATGGCAACTTCTATAAAAGAAGCTATGGATGCTCCTAATAGCGAATTTAGTGAAGATATTGAATGGTAG
- a CDS encoding Txe/YoeB family addiction module toxin codes for MVAYKVTYSKQALKDAKKLSSVSLDKKAKELIELIKNNPFQKAPPYEKLVGNLSGSYSRRVNIKHRIVYEIIEDEKLVRISRMWTHYGE; via the coding sequence ATGGTAGCCTACAAAGTTACTTATTCAAAACAAGCTTTAAAAGATGCAAAAAAACTCTCATCTGTTTCTTTAGATAAAAAAGCCAAAGAATTAATTGAACTTATTAAAAACAATCCATTTCAAAAAGCACCTCCATATGAAAAACTAGTTGGAAACTTAAGCGGTTCATACTCACGCAGAGTAAATATTAAACATCGAATAGTTTATGAAATTATTGAAGATGAAAAACTTGTAAGAATATCAAGAATGTGGACTCATTACGGAGAATAA
- a CDS encoding carbon-nitrogen hydrolase family protein — protein sequence MYTLNSLLFDTTTDDYNTNLQTLLKLIDACDKNSLIVAPEVCLTSYDYENFEKVLDFADEAIREIKKASFSKIIILTILERRGTEVFNFAKIFHNGKIVYERAKARLFRFGDEHKYMSEGSDENIKIVEVDGIKIAIFICFELRFKELWQKSQGADVIAVPSWWGVLRTEHFANLTQALAIMNQCYVVASDSLNEDCTKMSGIISPHGMVQRNIDNPCLSLEYSPKEIKVMRKYMDVGIA from the coding sequence TTGTACACGCTAAACTCTTTGCTCTTTGACACAACAACAGATGACTATAACACTAACTTACAAACACTTTTAAAACTCATAGATGCGTGTGATAAAAACTCGCTGATAGTTGCTCCAGAAGTTTGTCTAACAAGTTATGATTATGAAAACTTTGAAAAGGTTTTAGATTTTGCTGATGAAGCAATAAGGGAGATTAAAAAAGCTTCTTTTTCTAAAATAATTATACTTACAATCTTAGAGCGAAGAGGTACAGAAGTTTTTAATTTTGCAAAAATCTTTCATAACGGTAAAATAGTTTATGAAAGAGCAAAAGCAAGACTTTTTCGTTTTGGTGATGAGCATAAGTATATGAGTGAAGGAAGTGATGAGAACATCAAAATAGTAGAGGTTGATGGAATTAAAATAGCCATTTTTATATGTTTTGAACTTCGTTTTAAAGAGTTATGGCAAAAGTCACAAGGGGCAGATGTTATAGCAGTCCCATCTTGGTGGGGAGTTTTAAGAACGGAGCATTTTGCCAATCTAACTCAAGCCTTAGCTATTATGAACCAATGTTATGTAGTTGCAAGTGATTCTTTAAATGAAGATTGTACAAAAATGAGCGGAATTATAAGCCCTCATGGAATGGTACAAAGAAACATAGATAACCCTTGCTTAAGCCTTGAATATAGCCCCAAAGAGATAAAAGTAATGAGAAAATATATGGATGTTGGGATAGCGTAA
- a CDS encoding carboxymuconolactone decarboxylase family protein, translating to MAHIDLPEFEQMSPAIQGKARPILEKTGKLGEIFKLLAIDEKVYFATDVMIQKYLLDETSLSYDIKESIALLISVENGCKMCVDVHKSIAKMLGLTEQRIEEVLKGVDAISTTKEEKALLNFCIKASKKDNYKILKEEITALKEMGYSDVQVIEAVAITGYFNYINTLSNVFALGE from the coding sequence ATGGCACATATAGATTTACCAGAGTTTGAGCAAATGAGTCCAGCAATTCAAGGTAAAGCTAGACCAATTTTAGAAAAAACAGGAAAGCTAGGAGAGATATTTAAACTCTTAGCAATTGATGAGAAAGTATATTTTGCAACTGATGTAATGATTCAAAAGTATCTTCTTGATGAGACTTCACTATCTTATGACATCAAAGAATCTATAGCACTTCTTATTTCAGTAGAAAATGGTTGTAAGATGTGCGTAGATGTACATAAAAGCATCGCAAAAATGCTTGGACTAACAGAGCAAAGAATAGAAGAAGTTTTAAAAGGTGTAGATGCTATAAGCACTACAAAAGAAGAAAAAGCACTTTTAAACTTTTGTATAAAAGCTTCTAAAAAAGATAATTATAAAATCTTAAAAGAAGAAATAACCGCTCTTAAAGAGATGGGTTATAGTGATGTCCAAGTTATAGAAGCTGTTGCAATAACAGGTTATTTTAATTATATAAATACTCTTTCAAATGTTTTTGCTTTAGGGGAATAG